The following proteins are co-located in the Corynebacterium aquilae DSM 44791 genome:
- a CDS encoding ABC transporter ATP-binding protein, which yields MRQSLRFLSSMPHAPRWATHASLAFAFGVTLVSLIGSAWLTGRLVDVFQGGSLPLLGTGEKAVIGAIIVLAVSYVADQLGRTLGRYVISLNLRQISVDLRQACLKATLAAPIPRIMELGTGNVMTRLTKDIDDFVNTMGNMAFRVALAVLMFPASLFALGAIDLRLLIPFVVLVALVWVPVKRNTALLPQAANVVASREGQMNNILLDSIRALPTIKSLGLHQWAHKRLQSSSWRAVRARLYTAPIFARLIGYAYVIYGGYLMSVIALAGFLTYRGIMTPGQATAAVMVVMRMEMPIFNAVLMLGRVQEAFTSLGRAVSLAKISEGAVTSTTADITQAPEVIVDHVTFGYQDGPPIMEDITLTFAAGTTTAIVGASGAGKSTLASIIAGINVPTSGTVRVGDVDTATVSDEWTARHVTLMSQEVHIFSGTLRDDLLLAKPGASDEQLLSALHAVGLSKTSVDFMRNFPEGLDTRVGTGAEDLPAAIEQQLSLARVLLVDPPVLIMDEATSEAGSDAAKMLESAAQEATKGRTSIVIAHRLDQAAGADRIIVMDQGAVIEDGTHQELLDVGGSYARLYSAWAHSGDARPESGGGE from the coding sequence TTGAGGCAGAGCCTGCGTTTTCTTTCCTCGATGCCGCATGCGCCGCGGTGGGCAACTCACGCGAGTTTGGCTTTCGCTTTCGGTGTGACTTTGGTGTCGCTGATTGGTTCAGCCTGGTTGACGGGCCGACTCGTCGATGTTTTCCAAGGGGGTTCGCTCCCCTTGCTCGGCACGGGCGAAAAAGCCGTGATCGGCGCGATTATCGTGCTTGCGGTGTCTTACGTTGCGGATCAATTGGGGCGCACCCTCGGACGCTATGTCATCTCTTTGAATTTGCGCCAAATAAGTGTGGATCTTCGTCAAGCTTGTCTGAAGGCTACGTTGGCAGCTCCCATCCCACGCATCATGGAGTTGGGAACCGGCAACGTGATGACGCGCCTGACCAAAGACATCGATGACTTCGTCAACACCATGGGCAACATGGCGTTCAGGGTCGCCCTTGCCGTCTTGATGTTTCCGGCATCATTGTTTGCCCTCGGAGCCATTGATCTACGACTCTTGATACCTTTCGTTGTACTAGTGGCTTTGGTGTGGGTGCCCGTAAAGCGAAATACTGCATTGTTGCCCCAGGCAGCAAACGTTGTGGCAAGCCGCGAAGGCCAAATGAACAATATTCTTTTGGACTCCATCAGGGCATTGCCCACCATCAAGTCCCTCGGACTGCATCAGTGGGCGCATAAGCGCCTGCAAAGCTCGTCCTGGCGCGCCGTGCGGGCTCGTCTATATACCGCGCCAATTTTTGCTCGCCTCATTGGCTATGCCTACGTCATCTACGGTGGCTACCTCATGAGCGTGATCGCCCTGGCAGGATTTTTAACCTACAGGGGCATCATGACTCCTGGGCAGGCTACTGCGGCGGTGATGGTGGTTATGCGCATGGAAATGCCGATCTTTAATGCGGTGTTAATGCTTGGTCGTGTTCAAGAAGCCTTTACTAGCCTCGGTCGAGCCGTATCCCTTGCCAAGATCTCTGAAGGCGCGGTGACGTCCACAACGGCAGACATCACTCAGGCGCCGGAAGTTATCGTCGACCATGTGACCTTCGGCTACCAAGATGGCCCGCCGATCATGGAGGACATCACCCTCACTTTTGCTGCGGGAACTACCACCGCGATTGTTGGTGCTTCTGGCGCGGGCAAATCAACGCTTGCCTCCATCATCGCTGGCATCAACGTTCCCACATCGGGAACTGTGCGCGTCGGTGACGTGGACACCGCAACTGTGAGCGACGAATGGACTGCCCGGCACGTGACTCTAATGAGCCAAGAAGTCCATATTTTCTCCGGAACTTTGCGCGACGATTTGTTACTGGCAAAGCCAGGCGCCTCCGACGAGCAACTGCTTTCCGCCCTCCACGCGGTTGGCCTGTCGAAAACTTCCGTGGACTTCATGAGGAACTTCCCCGAAGGACTTGATACTCGGGTAGGCACGGGCGCAGAAGATTTGCCGGCAGCAATTGAACAGCAGCTATCGCTGGCTCGCGTGCTGCTGGTGGATCCTCCCGTGCTGATTATGGATGAAGCAACCAGCGAGGCTGGGAGTGATGCTGCCAAGATGTTGGAATCCGCCGCGCAGGAGGCAACGAAGGGGCGCACGAGCATCGTGATTGCGCACCGGCTGGACCAGGCCGCTGGAGCGGATCGCATTATCGTCATGGATCAGGGGGCAGTCATCGAGGATGGCACCCATCAAGAATTGTTGGACGTTGGTGGCAGCTACGCCCGACTGTATTCAGCGTGGGCACATAGCGGCGATGCGCGGCCCGAAAGCGGGGGTGGGGAATAA
- a CDS encoding ABC transporter transmembrane domain-containing protein has protein sequence MTTPTTEKLKKPPRAPWNWIAPQEVPEDTHVAVDVAHTPKKATIAAAFSYPRTVAWVFVAQLVPVISIAISKLLGKATDTIFEPGHSTLIAALLAVLFFLFVAQWVFESILENFNGLAIQRLRHAMRVDLLKKVASGGEMKKTPGEVLNTLDQDTETAAMIKFAFSFPLSMLVTLIAAIAVITPIDWRLSLMVLVGGLATMLASKLTAAPVREVSKLRRAKEAKTTALATDYAQGVRVIKGLGATQFTSQRFDQAADEALEAMIKDVKVGAWASLVRQVVPGTASAAVLAVTAWMAFSGTISPGEMVTVSMIVPPSFSAMGISLGLLTDTWARATASMERIIAFEKSIPLETRHQFSPAVLAAAGDIVSEPGLVVLAPTTPAEFSGARALAEAVAAADGALASPHAVSIFEGSLQDNINPVGAIDPATVAAALEAAQCGDIVRRLGGFGADGSLPTTPIGEAGLNLSGGQRQRLALARIIAMDPPVMVLDEPTNGLDAVTLNNVAQAVAASRATRSTVVISTSRLWATAANRVLSGYELSRYATGEADAKDQQGKVV, from the coding sequence ATGACCACGCCCACCACGGAGAAATTAAAGAAACCGCCGCGGGCTCCATGGAATTGGATCGCTCCCCAGGAGGTTCCAGAGGATACGCACGTCGCGGTGGATGTTGCACACACGCCGAAAAAAGCAACCATCGCGGCAGCTTTTAGCTACCCACGGACCGTTGCGTGGGTTTTTGTTGCGCAATTGGTGCCCGTCATTTCCATTGCAATTTCAAAACTGCTGGGCAAAGCGACTGACACTATCTTCGAGCCCGGGCACAGCACCCTCATCGCCGCACTGCTCGCGGTCCTGTTTTTCCTTTTTGTCGCACAGTGGGTTTTCGAATCCATCCTGGAAAACTTCAATGGCTTGGCCATTCAACGCCTACGCCACGCTATGCGCGTGGACCTGCTCAAAAAGGTTGCTTCTGGCGGCGAGATGAAGAAAACCCCCGGCGAGGTACTCAATACACTCGACCAGGACACGGAAACAGCGGCGATGATTAAGTTTGCTTTCAGCTTTCCGCTGTCAATGCTGGTGACCTTGATCGCCGCTATCGCCGTGATTACCCCTATTGATTGGCGCTTATCCCTGATGGTTCTCGTCGGGGGACTAGCGACAATGCTTGCTTCCAAACTCACAGCGGCACCAGTGCGCGAGGTTTCTAAGCTTCGTCGCGCCAAAGAAGCCAAAACAACTGCATTGGCAACCGACTACGCCCAGGGTGTGCGGGTCATCAAAGGCTTGGGCGCAACACAATTTACGTCGCAAAGATTCGATCAAGCCGCCGATGAAGCGTTAGAAGCGATGATCAAAGACGTTAAGGTCGGCGCCTGGGCGTCTTTGGTTCGACAGGTCGTACCCGGAACCGCGAGTGCTGCGGTGTTAGCGGTAACGGCGTGGATGGCGTTTTCGGGGACCATTAGCCCCGGCGAGATGGTCACTGTTTCCATGATCGTGCCACCGTCTTTTTCCGCAATGGGTATTTCTTTGGGTCTTCTGACCGACACCTGGGCGCGGGCGACGGCAAGCATGGAACGCATCATTGCTTTTGAAAAATCCATCCCGTTGGAGACCCGCCATCAGTTTTCGCCAGCAGTTCTGGCAGCAGCTGGTGACATCGTCTCTGAGCCGGGGCTCGTGGTGCTCGCACCGACTACACCAGCGGAATTTTCCGGCGCCCGCGCTCTCGCCGAAGCTGTGGCGGCAGCTGATGGTGCATTGGCTTCTCCACATGCGGTGAGCATTTTCGAAGGCTCGCTGCAAGACAACATCAACCCGGTTGGGGCCATTGATCCCGCCACGGTTGCTGCCGCTTTGGAAGCCGCGCAATGTGGCGATATCGTCCGCAGGCTGGGCGGTTTTGGCGCTGATGGTTCCCTGCCAACAACCCCGATCGGCGAGGCAGGCTTGAACCTGTCTGGTGGCCAACGCCAACGCTTAGCTCTGGCACGCATCATCGCCATGGATCCTCCTGTGATGGTTCTCGATGAGCCAACCAACGGGCTAGACGCCGTGACGTTGAATAACGTCGCCCAAGCGGTTGCTGCCTCCCGTGCGACACGAAGCACGGTGGTGATTTCTACTTCGCGACTGTGGGCCACTGCAGCAAACCGGGTGCTGAGTGGATATGAGTTATCGCGCTATGCAACCGGCGAAGCAGACGCCAAAGATCAACAGGGAAAGGTGGTGTAA
- a CDS encoding IS1249 family transposase, translated as MPTSPTCPICQSPTKKNGSTSKNRQRWRCKHCGHSFTQTNTAHTQLVRFTLFLSWVQSTQSLADFARHHQLSRRTLQRWFEPFWLIPIPTPTGDNNYDEQVFIDATYFNKQQCLLIASTTNKVLTWHWSHSENTRAYQHLLHRIQRPRLITTDGCNAALSAINDVFPNDPATPQAHTHIQRCLIHIKRNVQRYVTTRPQSNCGKALRALSLKLLKVTNNQQAAQWVTLFHQVSNQYRDWLDEKTYIDSCPKVLIPNNKRKNKHYWYTHDRARSAHRILMEQTRRNHLFAFIEQSIAVIGTDTDSPNTIYEAIYQSSTNSLEGGINSPLKALLHAHRGLPAERQRKLCEWWLLSRTKKPGDLIEIARQHDFGTNQLAKVKTATEALTDSNPTGAPAEYDTGIDTGYTHSIGIRKGQPR; from the coding sequence ATGCCAACATCACCTACTTGCCCCATCTGCCAATCACCCACAAAGAAAAACGGCTCAACCAGCAAAAACCGCCAACGATGGCGCTGCAAACACTGCGGACACTCCTTCACACAAACAAATACAGCCCACACACAACTCGTTCGCTTCACACTGTTTTTGTCCTGGGTCCAATCCACCCAATCACTGGCAGACTTCGCCCGCCACCACCAACTCAGCCGACGCACACTACAACGCTGGTTCGAACCTTTCTGGCTCATCCCCATCCCCACCCCCACAGGCGACAACAACTACGACGAACAAGTCTTTATCGACGCCACCTACTTCAACAAACAGCAATGCCTGCTCATCGCATCAACCACCAACAAAGTACTGACCTGGCACTGGTCACACAGCGAAAACACCCGGGCATACCAACACCTCCTCCACCGAATCCAACGCCCCCGACTGATCACCACAGATGGGTGCAATGCCGCACTATCAGCAATCAACGACGTCTTCCCAAACGATCCAGCCACCCCACAAGCCCACACCCACATCCAACGCTGCCTGATCCACATCAAACGCAACGTCCAGCGATACGTCACAACACGCCCCCAATCCAACTGCGGCAAAGCCCTACGCGCCCTATCGCTAAAACTGCTGAAAGTCACCAACAACCAACAAGCAGCACAATGGGTCACTCTCTTTCACCAGGTCAGCAACCAATACCGCGACTGGCTGGATGAAAAAACCTACATCGACAGCTGCCCCAAAGTGCTTATCCCCAACAACAAAAGGAAAAACAAGCACTACTGGTACACCCACGACCGTGCACGCAGCGCCCACCGCATCCTGATGGAACAAACCCGGCGAAACCACCTGTTCGCCTTCATCGAACAATCCATCGCGGTCATCGGCACAGACACCGACAGCCCCAACACCATCTACGAGGCGATCTACCAATCCAGCACCAACAGCCTAGAAGGCGGCATCAACAGCCCCTTGAAAGCACTGCTGCACGCACACAGAGGACTACCCGCAGAACGCCAAAGAAAACTCTGCGAATGGTGGCTGCTAAGCAGAACGAAAAAGCCTGGCGACCTCATAGAAATCGCCAGGCAACACGACTTCGGGACTAACCAACTCGCCAAAGTTAAAACAGCCACCGAAGCACTAACCGACAGCAACCCCACTGGAGCTCCTGCCGAATACGACACCGGTATCGACACCGGCTACACCCACTCTATAGGAATCCGAAAAGGCCAACCCCGCTAA
- a CDS encoding IS481 family transposase, translating into MNIPQKPRRNTTYNRNKAIIVRHRNGQSVTAIAKALNLSRQTIYTILRAYEQHGEQGLKPQSTRPHTSPQRTTPTTITRIINLRRTLTQQGLDAGPETIRWHLIQQGHHAPAASTIHRILTKEGLVTPHPKRRPKSSYIRFQAELPNECWQLDVTEYPLKDGTKAEILDCIDDYSRLIIGAQAYPVVTGPIVVAFVTRAFDTYGLPQSTLTDNGMVFTSRLTGSPGTRNGFEQLLYKHHIKQKNGRPGHLQTQGKIERWHQTFKKALKAKPPAETIEQLQHQIDEVVEEYNTRRPHKSLGRTIPMKVYTSAPKAVPDPTYDPDTDHRIRTDIVDASGKCTLRHAGKLLKLGIGRSWRHTPITIIIADQDTTVVETSTGTIIARHSLDPTKQYQTPYEKYPPPPGRPIPGPKKPKNPGYRTKSVSVSMFFQVLTCDKGVFHLLTRS; encoded by the coding sequence ATGAACATCCCCCAAAAACCCCGACGCAACACCACATACAACCGCAACAAAGCCATCATCGTCAGGCACCGCAACGGCCAATCCGTCACCGCCATCGCCAAAGCGCTCAACCTCAGCCGCCAAACCATCTACACCATTCTCCGCGCCTACGAACAACACGGCGAACAAGGACTCAAACCACAATCCACACGCCCCCACACCAGCCCGCAACGCACCACCCCCACCACCATCACACGCATCATCAATCTGCGCCGCACACTGACACAGCAAGGCCTTGACGCAGGCCCCGAAACCATCCGCTGGCACCTAATCCAACAAGGACACCACGCGCCCGCGGCATCCACCATCCACCGCATCCTCACCAAAGAAGGCCTCGTCACCCCACACCCCAAACGCCGCCCCAAAAGCAGCTACATACGCTTCCAAGCGGAACTACCCAACGAATGCTGGCAACTCGACGTCACCGAATACCCCCTCAAAGACGGCACAAAAGCTGAAATCCTCGACTGTATCGACGACTACTCACGCCTCATCATCGGCGCACAGGCCTACCCCGTAGTCACCGGCCCCATCGTCGTCGCCTTCGTCACACGCGCCTTCGACACCTACGGCCTACCGCAATCCACCCTCACCGACAACGGCATGGTCTTCACATCCCGACTAACCGGCAGCCCCGGCACCCGCAACGGATTCGAGCAACTGCTGTACAAACACCACATCAAGCAGAAAAACGGCCGCCCGGGACACCTCCAAACCCAAGGCAAAATCGAACGCTGGCACCAAACATTCAAAAAAGCACTCAAAGCCAAACCACCAGCGGAAACCATCGAGCAACTGCAGCACCAAATCGATGAAGTCGTCGAGGAATACAACACCCGACGACCCCACAAATCCCTCGGCCGAACAATCCCCATGAAGGTTTACACCAGCGCCCCCAAAGCCGTCCCCGACCCCACCTACGACCCCGACACCGACCACAGAATCCGCACCGACATCGTCGACGCATCAGGCAAATGCACACTACGCCACGCAGGTAAACTCCTCAAACTCGGCATCGGAAGATCCTGGCGACACACCCCCATCACCATCATCATCGCCGACCAAGACACGACCGTTGTCGAAACATCAACAGGCACCATCATCGCGCGCCACAGCCTCGACCCAACCAAGCAGTACCAAACTCCCTACGAGAAGTACCCACCCCCACCCGGCCGGCCGATACCTGGCCCGAAAAAACCAAAAAACCCGGGCTATAGGACAAAAAGTGTGTCTGTAAGTATGTTTTTTCAAGTGCTGACCTGCGATAAAGGCGTTTTTCATCTCCTGACAAGGAGCTAA
- a CDS encoding YceI family protein produces MTTYTMDQSHSSIGFTARHAMITKVRGQFTDYEATVNVDDSNQATINATIQTASINTGNADRDNHVKGEDFFDVAQFPTMTFVAQMPAPSSTTGNTKIAGELTIKGVTKPVELDVEFLGESEDPFGNVRQGFEATTSINRTDFGIDFNAPLKTGGVLISEKIGIEISGSAIKQS; encoded by the coding sequence ATGACCACCTACACCATGGACCAATCCCACTCCAGCATCGGCTTCACCGCACGCCACGCCATGATTACCAAGGTTCGCGGGCAGTTCACCGACTACGAAGCCACTGTCAACGTCGACGACAGCAACCAGGCAACCATCAACGCCACCATCCAAACCGCAAGCATCAACACTGGAAACGCCGACCGCGATAACCACGTTAAGGGGGAGGACTTCTTTGATGTGGCACAGTTCCCCACCATGACGTTCGTTGCACAGATGCCCGCACCGAGCTCAACCACCGGCAACACCAAGATCGCCGGCGAGCTCACCATCAAAGGCGTCACCAAGCCTGTCGAGCTCGACGTTGAATTCCTAGGCGAATCGGAAGACCCTTTCGGAAACGTCCGCCAAGGCTTCGAAGCAACAACGAGCATTAACCGCACCGACTTCGGCATCGACTTCAACGCGCCCCTGAAAACCGGCGGCGTGCTCATCAGTGAGAAAATTGGGATTGAAATCTCTGGCTCCGCCATCAAGCAGAGCTAA
- a CDS encoding MarR family winged helix-turn-helix transcriptional regulator yields the protein MTDTHWLTPEQQRMWRLLLDAHAVIFRRIDEQLHTDSELGSSEYSVLVRLSEAPETTLRLNQIGTYLGWDRSRCSHLIRRMEKRGLVDKKTCAEDGRGILVSLTDLGAERLSAAAPGHADLVKSMIFSDLSSDDIETLSTFYRRIIERRDLGNRP from the coding sequence ATGACCGACACTCATTGGCTCACCCCAGAACAGCAACGAATGTGGCGACTGCTCCTGGATGCGCATGCGGTCATCTTTCGCCGTATTGACGAACAACTCCACACGGATTCCGAGCTGGGCAGCAGCGAGTATTCAGTACTCGTTCGCCTCAGTGAAGCCCCCGAGACCACGCTCCGCCTTAATCAAATTGGAACCTACTTGGGATGGGATCGCTCCCGGTGCTCTCACCTAATCCGGCGTATGGAAAAACGCGGCCTCGTGGACAAGAAAACCTGTGCCGAAGACGGCCGCGGGATCCTGGTATCGCTCACTGATCTTGGAGCCGAAAGGCTCAGTGCTGCAGCACCAGGCCATGCCGATCTGGTGAAATCCATGATTTTTAGCGACCTAAGCTCCGACGATATCGAGACTCTGAGCACCTTTTATCGCCGGATCATTGAACGCCGTGATTTAGGCAATCGCCCCTAA
- a CDS encoding DinB family protein: MTASQPQCWQPVTWDGVENADLHARIFAEFCSRAIEQLRQLATLRDEQLDATLGNHVNHVGWLLWHAGRQMDMQLSDISGQPQIWTNFSPILDLGPLGDTMGYGHTPAQVHAIRPRNAAVLVEYVDKCLRATVAYATSLTPESWADIVDDSWQPPVTRLMRLVSIVDDCTQHLAQALFIAGAG, encoded by the coding sequence ATGACCGCTTCTCAACCGCAATGCTGGCAGCCCGTCACCTGGGATGGAGTAGAAAATGCAGATCTCCATGCCCGCATTTTCGCCGAATTTTGCAGCCGGGCAATAGAACAACTACGGCAGCTCGCAACGCTTCGCGATGAGCAGCTGGATGCCACCCTGGGCAACCACGTCAATCATGTGGGCTGGTTGCTGTGGCATGCCGGCCGGCAAATGGATATGCAGCTTTCGGATATCTCCGGCCAGCCGCAAATCTGGACCAACTTCTCCCCCATCCTTGATTTAGGCCCGCTGGGCGACACCATGGGTTATGGCCACACCCCCGCTCAGGTTCACGCGATTAGGCCCCGAAACGCCGCAGTGCTTGTCGAATACGTCGATAAGTGCCTGCGCGCCACCGTCGCCTATGCCACAAGCCTCACCCCGGAATCCTGGGCTGACATCGTTGACGATTCCTGGCAGCCGCCAGTTACCCGCCTGATGCGATTGGTGAGCATCGTCGACGATTGCACCCAACACCTAGCCCAAGCACTATTTATTGCTGGCGCCGGGTAA
- a CDS encoding DUF418 domain-containing protein, with the protein MTQPQHTAHRPRTGALKVHHATAHRLIAPDIARGLTLLGIAIANVTTIWLATPGLGQTFGGVVDNSIWDKVAIVFGAIFVHVRGLPMFTFLLGYGVAMVAGSLWTRGYPLDEARGIILRRYAWLGAFGIAHMVALFFGDILLPYAAIVIVFATMLHLRNKTLLVIAGVFAALGLVFTLMVIAADVTSPTGETSLSMNPNEFFESSYLESLVLGLASVPFIFLLVPVAALPLFPVFVLGFVAGRLRMMTQPARYRRWMWAAVGLAVAIMAGVGLPMGLQAIGVLSSPVDWDFVNHVIGMWTGPGIVAAVVLACTPLQTSAQRAADNNQPWRPPAFLVPMIALGKRSLSGYLMQSVVCLLVVSPYSALKLGRGMGAAEATVIAVGVWLLTLACAALLEYWRLPGPAEWLHRRLSYGAKGLQSRWKDSNTGAYMAVEQTASPSGPGMWRNH; encoded by the coding sequence ATGACGCAACCTCAACATACGGCACATCGCCCACGTACTGGCGCACTGAAGGTTCACCACGCAACCGCCCACCGTCTCATAGCCCCCGACATCGCCCGTGGTCTGACCTTGTTGGGCATCGCCATTGCCAACGTGACCACAATTTGGCTAGCCACCCCAGGCTTAGGACAAACATTCGGCGGCGTCGTAGACAACAGCATCTGGGACAAAGTGGCCATTGTCTTCGGCGCAATCTTCGTTCACGTGCGCGGGTTGCCCATGTTTACCTTCCTACTGGGCTACGGTGTCGCAATGGTCGCAGGGTCCCTGTGGACCCGAGGCTATCCCCTCGATGAGGCGCGCGGGATCATTCTGCGCCGCTATGCCTGGCTCGGGGCATTCGGTATCGCACACATGGTGGCCCTGTTTTTCGGCGACATCCTTTTGCCCTACGCGGCGATCGTGATCGTGTTCGCCACCATGCTGCACTTGAGGAACAAAACGCTTCTGGTCATCGCGGGCGTCTTCGCGGCCCTGGGTCTAGTTTTCACCCTGATGGTCATCGCCGCCGATGTGACTTCACCGACCGGGGAAACCTCCTTGTCGATGAACCCCAACGAGTTCTTCGAATCAAGCTATCTCGAATCTTTGGTCCTCGGACTCGCCTCGGTTCCTTTCATCTTCCTCCTCGTTCCTGTTGCCGCACTCCCCCTTTTTCCGGTCTTTGTACTCGGATTTGTCGCCGGCCGACTGCGCATGATGACGCAGCCAGCGCGCTACCGGCGCTGGATGTGGGCCGCAGTCGGGCTAGCTGTGGCCATCATGGCCGGGGTGGGACTTCCCATGGGGTTGCAAGCGATCGGGGTTTTGTCCAGCCCAGTTGATTGGGACTTCGTCAATCACGTCATTGGAATGTGGACAGGACCAGGCATCGTTGCTGCGGTTGTTTTGGCATGCACGCCGCTACAAACCTCCGCGCAACGCGCTGCCGACAACAACCAGCCATGGCGCCCGCCTGCTTTTCTGGTGCCGATGATCGCCCTGGGTAAGCGTTCGCTCAGCGGCTATTTAATGCAGTCTGTGGTGTGCCTACTGGTGGTCTCCCCGTACTCGGCGTTGAAGCTAGGCCGGGGAATGGGCGCAGCGGAGGCAACAGTGATTGCGGTTGGGGTGTGGCTGCTGACGCTCGCATGTGCGGCTTTGCTGGAATATTGGCGCCTGCCAGGGCCGGCAGAATGGCTGCACCGACGCCTGTCCTATGGGGCTAAAGGGCTGCAATCGCGGTGGAAAGATTCGAATACCGGGGCCTATATGGCTGTTGAGCAAACCGCATCGCCATCCGGTCCTGGGATGTGGCGTAATCACTAA
- the meaB gene encoding methylmalonyl Co-A mutase-associated GTPase MeaB encodes MSVDNEYLEHHLGSLMTTAGTDLGSSTAVAPEVVKKARRRIDVDELFDGVRAGDRTKISRAITLLESNAAAHRVLAQELLVRLLPFSGNALRVGITGVPGVGKSTFIEALGMKLIGEGHKVAVLAIDPSSTKTRGSILGDKTRMAKLSAEDDAFIRPSPSAGTLGGVAKATRESMVVFEAAGYDTILVETVGVGQSEVAVSNMVDCFTFLALAGAGDQLQGIKKGVLEMADLVAINKADGPNLKNAKRAARELAAAMRMVRSEDSLWHPPTITMSALEHEGVDEFWNTVTEHHQKMLESGRFEHNRREQQVGWMWSMVHETILQRLNTNEDVRTVRELVEDQLRHGQITPTLAAERVLAAFDGVEVPATSITSEK; translated from the coding sequence ATGAGCGTCGACAACGAATACCTTGAACACCACCTCGGTTCCCTGATGACCACCGCAGGAACTGACTTAGGCAGTTCCACCGCTGTCGCGCCGGAAGTCGTGAAGAAGGCCCGGCGCCGCATTGATGTCGACGAATTGTTTGACGGCGTCCGTGCAGGCGATCGCACCAAGATCTCTCGCGCTATCACGCTGCTTGAGTCCAACGCTGCCGCCCACCGGGTGCTCGCCCAAGAACTGCTGGTTCGTCTCCTACCGTTTAGCGGAAACGCTCTGCGCGTCGGCATTACCGGCGTACCGGGTGTTGGTAAGTCGACCTTCATCGAAGCGCTCGGCATGAAACTCATCGGCGAGGGCCACAAGGTCGCGGTGCTCGCCATCGACCCGTCCTCGACGAAGACACGCGGTTCCATTCTGGGCGATAAGACCCGTATGGCGAAGTTGTCTGCCGAAGACGACGCATTCATCCGCCCCTCGCCCTCCGCCGGAACTTTGGGTGGTGTCGCCAAAGCCACCCGCGAATCCATGGTGGTGTTTGAAGCCGCCGGCTATGACACCATCCTGGTCGAAACGGTCGGCGTCGGACAGTCAGAGGTTGCGGTGTCCAACATGGTCGACTGCTTCACCTTCCTGGCTCTCGCCGGCGCGGGCGACCAACTGCAGGGCATCAAAAAGGGTGTGCTCGAGATGGCCGACCTGGTGGCCATTAACAAAGCCGACGGGCCGAACCTGAAAAACGCCAAGCGGGCCGCCCGCGAACTTGCCGCCGCCATGCGCATGGTGCGCAGTGAGGATTCCTTGTGGCACCCGCCGACCATCACTATGAGCGCCCTGGAGCACGAGGGCGTTGACGAGTTTTGGAACACCGTCACCGAGCATCACCAGAAGATGCTGGAATCCGGCCGATTTGAGCACAACCGTCGCGAACAGCAGGTTGGCTGGATGTGGTCGATGGTTCACGAAACGATTCTGCAACGCCTGAACACTAACGAGGATGTCCGCACCGTGCGGGAATTGGTGGAGGATCAGTTGCGCCATGGGCAAATTACCCCAACGCTAGCTGCAGAACGCGTACTTGCTGCCTTCGATGGAGTCGAGGTTCCAGCAACCAGCATCACCAGCGAAAAATAA